A single Calypte anna isolate BGI_N300 chromosome 5A, bCalAnn1_v1.p, whole genome shotgun sequence DNA region contains:
- the SNX6 gene encoding sorting nexin-6 isoform X2: MMEGSDDGPDFLSEEDRGLRAINVDLQTDAALQVDISDALSERDKVKFTVHTKSSLPNFKQNEFSVVRQHEEFIWLHDSFVENEDYAGYIIPPAPPRPDFDASREKLQKLGEGEGSMTKEEFTKMKQELEAEYLAIFKKTVAMHEVFLCRVAAHPILRKDLNFHVFLEYNQDLSVRGKNKKEKLEDFFKNMVKSADGVIVSGVKDVDDFFEHERTFLVEYHNRVKDASVKSDRMTRSHKNVADDYNRIGSSLYALGTQDSTDICKFFLKVSELFDKTRKIEARVSADEDLKLSDLLKYYLRESQAAKDLLYRRSRSLVDYENANKALDKARAKNKDVLQAETTQQICCQKFEKISESAKQELIDFKTRRVAAFRKNLVELAELELKHAKGNLQLLQSCLAVLNGDT, from the exons ATGATG GAAGGCTCGGACGACGGCCCAGATTTCCTCTCGGAGGAGGACCGAGGT CTTCGAGCAATAAATGTAGATCTCCAGACTGATGCTGCTCTTCAGGTGGATATCTCAGATGCACTCAGTGAGAGGGACAAGGTGAAATTCACTGTCCATACAAAG AGTTCCTTACcaaatttcaaacaaaatgaATTTTCTGTTGTCCGGCAACATGAAGAGTTTATTTGGCTTCATGATTCTTTTGTTGAGAATGAGGACTATGCTGGCTATATT ATTCCACCAGCACCACCCAGGCCTGACTTTGATGCCTCAAGGGAGAAACTGCAGAAActtggagaaggggaaggatCAATGACTAAAGAAGAATTCACCAAGATGAAACAAGAACTGGAGGC tgaaTATTTGGCAATATTCAAGAAGACAGTTGCAATGCATGAAGTGTTTTTGTGTCGTGTGGCAGCACATCCTATTTTGAGAAAGGATTTAAATTTTCATGTATTCTTGGAATATAATCAGGAT ttgaGTGTTCGTGGAAAAAACAAGAAGGAGAAACTTGAAGACTTCTTCAAAAATATGGTTAAATCAGCAGATGGTGTTATTGTTTCAGGAGTAAAG GATGTGGATGACTTCTTTGAGCATGAAAGAACATTCCTTGTCGAGTATCACAACCGAGTCAAAGATGCCTCTGTCAAATCAGATAGAATGACAAGGTCACATAAAA atGTGGCAGATGACTATAACAGAATTGGTTCTTCATTATATGCATTAGGAACGCAGGACTCCACAGATATATGCAA GTTTTTTCTGAAGGTATCAGAGTTATTTGACAAAACAAGG AAAATAGAGGCCCGGGTATCTGCTGATGAAGATCTTAAGCTTTCTGATCTTTTGAAATATTATCTAAGGGAATCTCAAGCTGCTAAG gaTCTCCTGTATAGAAGATCTAGGTCACTAGTGGATTATGAAAATGCTAATAAGGCATTGGATAAAGCAAGagcaaaaaataaagatgtgcTGCAAGCTGAAACTACTCAGCAAATATGCTGTCAGAAATTTGAGAAAATATCTGAGTCAGCAAAACAAG AACTGATAGACTTTAAGACAAGAAGAGTTGCAGCATTCAGAAAAAATCTGGTGGAACTAGCAGAACTGGAATTAAAGCATGCTAAG gGTAATttacagctgctgcagagctgcctggcagtGTTAAATGGTGATACATAA
- the SNX6 gene encoding sorting nexin-6 isoform X1 has protein sequence MMQEGSDDGPDFLSEEDRGLRAINVDLQTDAALQVDISDALSERDKVKFTVHTKSSLPNFKQNEFSVVRQHEEFIWLHDSFVENEDYAGYIIPPAPPRPDFDASREKLQKLGEGEGSMTKEEFTKMKQELEAEYLAIFKKTVAMHEVFLCRVAAHPILRKDLNFHVFLEYNQDLSVRGKNKKEKLEDFFKNMVKSADGVIVSGVKDVDDFFEHERTFLVEYHNRVKDASVKSDRMTRSHKNVADDYNRIGSSLYALGTQDSTDICKFFLKVSELFDKTRKIEARVSADEDLKLSDLLKYYLRESQAAKDLLYRRSRSLVDYENANKALDKARAKNKDVLQAETTQQICCQKFEKISESAKQELIDFKTRRVAAFRKNLVELAELELKHAKGNLQLLQSCLAVLNGDT, from the exons ATGATG CAGGAAGGCTCGGACGACGGCCCAGATTTCCTCTCGGAGGAGGACCGAGGT CTTCGAGCAATAAATGTAGATCTCCAGACTGATGCTGCTCTTCAGGTGGATATCTCAGATGCACTCAGTGAGAGGGACAAGGTGAAATTCACTGTCCATACAAAG AGTTCCTTACcaaatttcaaacaaaatgaATTTTCTGTTGTCCGGCAACATGAAGAGTTTATTTGGCTTCATGATTCTTTTGTTGAGAATGAGGACTATGCTGGCTATATT ATTCCACCAGCACCACCCAGGCCTGACTTTGATGCCTCAAGGGAGAAACTGCAGAAActtggagaaggggaaggatCAATGACTAAAGAAGAATTCACCAAGATGAAACAAGAACTGGAGGC tgaaTATTTGGCAATATTCAAGAAGACAGTTGCAATGCATGAAGTGTTTTTGTGTCGTGTGGCAGCACATCCTATTTTGAGAAAGGATTTAAATTTTCATGTATTCTTGGAATATAATCAGGAT ttgaGTGTTCGTGGAAAAAACAAGAAGGAGAAACTTGAAGACTTCTTCAAAAATATGGTTAAATCAGCAGATGGTGTTATTGTTTCAGGAGTAAAG GATGTGGATGACTTCTTTGAGCATGAAAGAACATTCCTTGTCGAGTATCACAACCGAGTCAAAGATGCCTCTGTCAAATCAGATAGAATGACAAGGTCACATAAAA atGTGGCAGATGACTATAACAGAATTGGTTCTTCATTATATGCATTAGGAACGCAGGACTCCACAGATATATGCAA GTTTTTTCTGAAGGTATCAGAGTTATTTGACAAAACAAGG AAAATAGAGGCCCGGGTATCTGCTGATGAAGATCTTAAGCTTTCTGATCTTTTGAAATATTATCTAAGGGAATCTCAAGCTGCTAAG gaTCTCCTGTATAGAAGATCTAGGTCACTAGTGGATTATGAAAATGCTAATAAGGCATTGGATAAAGCAAGagcaaaaaataaagatgtgcTGCAAGCTGAAACTACTCAGCAAATATGCTGTCAGAAATTTGAGAAAATATCTGAGTCAGCAAAACAAG AACTGATAGACTTTAAGACAAGAAGAGTTGCAGCATTCAGAAAAAATCTGGTGGAACTAGCAGAACTGGAATTAAAGCATGCTAAG gGTAATttacagctgctgcagagctgcctggcagtGTTAAATGGTGATACATAA
- the SNX6 gene encoding sorting nexin-6 isoform X4 — protein sequence MMQEGSDDGPDFLSEEDRGLRAINVDLQTDAALQVDISDALSERDKVKFTVHTKSSLPNFKQNEFSVVRQHEEFIWLHDSFVENEDYAGYIIPPAPPRPDFDASREKLQKLGEGEGSMTKEEFTKMKQELEAEYLAIFKKTVAMHEVFLCRVAAHPILRKDLNFHVFLEYNQDLSVRGKNKKEKLEDFFKNMVKSADGVIVSGVKDVDDFFEHERTFLVEYHNRVKDASVKSDRMTRSHKNVADDYNRIGSSLYALGTQDSTDICKFFLKVSELFDKTRKIEARVSADEDLKLSDLLKYYLRESQAAKN from the exons ATGATG CAGGAAGGCTCGGACGACGGCCCAGATTTCCTCTCGGAGGAGGACCGAGGT CTTCGAGCAATAAATGTAGATCTCCAGACTGATGCTGCTCTTCAGGTGGATATCTCAGATGCACTCAGTGAGAGGGACAAGGTGAAATTCACTGTCCATACAAAG AGTTCCTTACcaaatttcaaacaaaatgaATTTTCTGTTGTCCGGCAACATGAAGAGTTTATTTGGCTTCATGATTCTTTTGTTGAGAATGAGGACTATGCTGGCTATATT ATTCCACCAGCACCACCCAGGCCTGACTTTGATGCCTCAAGGGAGAAACTGCAGAAActtggagaaggggaaggatCAATGACTAAAGAAGAATTCACCAAGATGAAACAAGAACTGGAGGC tgaaTATTTGGCAATATTCAAGAAGACAGTTGCAATGCATGAAGTGTTTTTGTGTCGTGTGGCAGCACATCCTATTTTGAGAAAGGATTTAAATTTTCATGTATTCTTGGAATATAATCAGGAT ttgaGTGTTCGTGGAAAAAACAAGAAGGAGAAACTTGAAGACTTCTTCAAAAATATGGTTAAATCAGCAGATGGTGTTATTGTTTCAGGAGTAAAG GATGTGGATGACTTCTTTGAGCATGAAAGAACATTCCTTGTCGAGTATCACAACCGAGTCAAAGATGCCTCTGTCAAATCAGATAGAATGACAAGGTCACATAAAA atGTGGCAGATGACTATAACAGAATTGGTTCTTCATTATATGCATTAGGAACGCAGGACTCCACAGATATATGCAA GTTTTTTCTGAAGGTATCAGAGTTATTTGACAAAACAAGG AAAATAGAGGCCCGGGTATCTGCTGATGAAGATCTTAAGCTTTCTGATCTTTTGAAATATTATCTAAGGGAATCTCAAGCTGCTAAG AACTGA
- the SNX6 gene encoding sorting nexin-6 isoform X3, which translates to MMQEGSDDGPDFLSEEDRGLRAINVDLQTDAALQVDISDALSERDKVKFTVHTKSSLPNFKQNEFSVVRQHEEFIWLHDSFVENEDYAGYIIPPAPPRPDFDASREKLQKLGEGEGSMTKEEFTKMKQELEAEYLAIFKKTVAMHEVFLCRVAAHPILRKDLNFHVFLEYNQDLSVRGKNKKEKLEDFFKNMVKSADGVIVSGVKDVDDFFEHERTFLVEYHNRVKDASVKSDRMTRSHKNVADDYNRIGSSLYALGTQDSTDICKFFLKVSELFDKTRKIEARVSADEDLKLSDLLKYYLRESQAAKMCI; encoded by the exons ATGATG CAGGAAGGCTCGGACGACGGCCCAGATTTCCTCTCGGAGGAGGACCGAGGT CTTCGAGCAATAAATGTAGATCTCCAGACTGATGCTGCTCTTCAGGTGGATATCTCAGATGCACTCAGTGAGAGGGACAAGGTGAAATTCACTGTCCATACAAAG AGTTCCTTACcaaatttcaaacaaaatgaATTTTCTGTTGTCCGGCAACATGAAGAGTTTATTTGGCTTCATGATTCTTTTGTTGAGAATGAGGACTATGCTGGCTATATT ATTCCACCAGCACCACCCAGGCCTGACTTTGATGCCTCAAGGGAGAAACTGCAGAAActtggagaaggggaaggatCAATGACTAAAGAAGAATTCACCAAGATGAAACAAGAACTGGAGGC tgaaTATTTGGCAATATTCAAGAAGACAGTTGCAATGCATGAAGTGTTTTTGTGTCGTGTGGCAGCACATCCTATTTTGAGAAAGGATTTAAATTTTCATGTATTCTTGGAATATAATCAGGAT ttgaGTGTTCGTGGAAAAAACAAGAAGGAGAAACTTGAAGACTTCTTCAAAAATATGGTTAAATCAGCAGATGGTGTTATTGTTTCAGGAGTAAAG GATGTGGATGACTTCTTTGAGCATGAAAGAACATTCCTTGTCGAGTATCACAACCGAGTCAAAGATGCCTCTGTCAAATCAGATAGAATGACAAGGTCACATAAAA atGTGGCAGATGACTATAACAGAATTGGTTCTTCATTATATGCATTAGGAACGCAGGACTCCACAGATATATGCAA GTTTTTTCTGAAGGTATCAGAGTTATTTGACAAAACAAGG AAAATAGAGGCCCGGGTATCTGCTGATGAAGATCTTAAGCTTTCTGATCTTTTGAAATATTATCTAAGGGAATCTCAAGCTGCTAAG ATGTGCATATaa